From a single Sphingomonas sp. IW22 genomic region:
- a CDS encoding branched-chain amino acid ABC transporter permease — translation KPILNIEKSPLIHPMSLAYITRQPESYPHPQRQRFFEPSSYGGLLSVGQQAFIGIGGYTLFALCVLGGVPLLAALPLVALVGLLASVPIALLALRLRGAYFAIGTWAIAEVLRLAVMSIPALGGGSGSSLPLSVLRALSPSRDMRNAMIYEVSFVIAATCLVVSVLALRSRWGLALRALRDSEIGAESLGVHVRPIKFALFCLAGMMTSLIGAVVVMQKLRVSPDAQFNVVDWTAFVIFMVVIGGFGTIEGPLLGVVLFIILRELLSDLGTLYQIILGLVAIGMMLKAPDGIWGLVFAKNKRAIIPITRRVPADLNEGD, via the coding sequence GAAAGCCGATCCTCAACATCGAAAAATCCCCGCTGATCCACCCCATGTCCCTCGCTTACATCACGAGACAACCAGAATCATATCCGCATCCTCAGCGCCAGAGGTTCTTCGAACCGTCCAGCTATGGCGGATTGCTGAGTGTCGGCCAGCAGGCGTTCATCGGCATTGGCGGCTATACGCTCTTCGCGCTGTGTGTGCTGGGCGGAGTGCCGTTGCTGGCGGCGCTTCCGCTGGTGGCCCTTGTCGGTCTGCTGGCCTCCGTGCCTATCGCGCTGCTCGCCTTGCGTCTGCGGGGCGCCTATTTCGCGATCGGAACCTGGGCGATTGCGGAGGTCTTGCGCCTTGCGGTCATGAGCATTCCGGCTCTGGGCGGTGGGTCGGGTTCGAGCCTCCCCCTGAGCGTGCTGCGCGCGCTGTCGCCCTCGCGCGATATGCGTAACGCGATGATCTATGAGGTAAGCTTCGTGATCGCCGCGACCTGTCTGGTCGTCAGCGTTCTGGCGTTGCGGTCGCGTTGGGGACTGGCGTTGCGGGCCCTGCGCGACAGCGAGATCGGCGCGGAAAGTCTTGGCGTTCATGTTCGTCCGATCAAATTCGCGCTATTTTGCCTTGCCGGCATGATGACCAGCCTCATCGGCGCGGTGGTCGTGATGCAGAAGCTGCGCGTCTCTCCCGATGCACAGTTCAACGTCGTCGACTGGACGGCCTTCGTCATTTTCATGGTCGTGATCGGCGGGTTCGGCACGATCGAGGGGCCGCTCCTAGGTGTCGTGCTCTTTATCATCCTGCGTGAACTGCTCTCCGACCTCGGCACACTTTACCAGATCATCCTCGGCCTTGTTGCGATCGGCATGATGCTCAAGGCGCCTGATGGCATTTGGGGTTTGGTTTTCGCAAAGAACAAAAGAGCGATCATCCCGATCACCCGGCGGGTGCCGGCCGATCTTAACGAGGGTGATTGA